In Leptospira langatensis, a genomic segment contains:
- the mreC gene encoding rod shape-determining protein MreC, translated as MLWLQVNKSKETVSLLFCIVFSILSLTFKSNVLVRGIASFQRVGDSVSGSIDGVGSFFKGAYTKLESFEAVRQERDACVAAVDDYKLLPQDLERLNRENEILRRELRFNTRQKFATVKAEVLSVRLNSIYRTIIIDKGSEAGIKPYMPVTARAVNQKGEIIEALVGKVIAVTGGSAIVQPLINSNFSMGVSIPDSNLWATLSGNSGRGTESLMNYIDSGIIIDPRVFGDYPMGPSEMIQYTESLSKIGKAVYSSGASGIFPPGIPVGIITEEGPRNGSFKTAFLKPFVRFDMIESVTILLKLPEKWAETWPEGQNINIENPYFGELNYPKEDREPKAPAPGAVKPAENKPLKPKQDGGSGFTEEETN; from the coding sequence ATGCTTTGGCTCCAAGTAAATAAAAGTAAGGAAACAGTCTCTCTTCTTTTTTGCATCGTATTTTCGATCCTTTCTTTGACGTTCAAGAGCAATGTCTTAGTAAGAGGGATCGCTAGCTTCCAAAGAGTAGGGGACTCCGTTTCCGGTTCGATAGACGGGGTCGGTTCCTTCTTCAAAGGAGCTTATACTAAATTAGAATCTTTTGAAGCAGTTCGTCAGGAGAGAGATGCCTGCGTTGCCGCAGTGGACGATTATAAACTCCTTCCCCAAGACTTGGAACGCTTAAACAGAGAGAACGAGATCCTCCGAAGAGAGCTTCGTTTTAATACTCGACAAAAGTTTGCAACCGTTAAAGCGGAAGTCCTTTCCGTTCGTTTGAATTCTATTTATCGTACTATCATTATAGACAAAGGTTCCGAAGCGGGGATCAAACCGTACATGCCAGTTACCGCGAGAGCGGTAAACCAGAAGGGCGAGATCATAGAAGCTCTCGTAGGCAAGGTGATCGCTGTGACAGGCGGTTCTGCCATCGTACAACCATTAATAAATTCTAATTTTAGCATGGGTGTTTCCATTCCGGATAGCAATCTTTGGGCCACTCTTTCCGGTAACTCAGGAAGAGGAACAGAGTCTCTTATGAATTATATCGATAGCGGTATCATCATAGATCCGAGAGTGTTCGGGGACTATCCTATGGGTCCAAGCGAGATGATCCAATACACCGAATCCTTAAGCAAGATCGGAAAAGCAGTCTACAGTTCCGGTGCCTCCGGGATCTTTCCTCCGGGCATTCCGGTTGGGATCATCACAGAAGAAGGTCCTAGGAACGGAAGCTTCAAGACAGCATTCTTAAAACCATTCGTGCGTTTTGATATGATCGAGTCGGTGACCATTCTACTCAAACTTCCTGAAAAATGGGCGGAGACTTGGCCGGAAGGACAGAATATCAATATTGAAAATCCGTATTTTGGTGAATTAAATTATCCTAAAGAAGATCGAGAGCCCAAGGCTCCGGCTCCCGGAGCGGTGAAGCCCGCTGAGAACAAGCCGCTGAAACCGAAACAAGATGGCGGATCCGGTTTTACGGAAGAGGAAACCAACTGA
- a CDS encoding rod shape-determining protein, producing the protein MIFDKLYGLFSNDMGIDLGTANTLVHVKGQGIVLSEPSVVAVHAATGKVLAVGQEAKRMLGRTPGEIVAIRPMKDGVIADFETVEKMIRYFIAKVHNRTTFVKPRIVIGVPSGITEVERRAVRESAEQAGAREIFLIDEALAAAIGANIPINEPAGNMIVDIGGGTTEIAVISLGGMVIAESIRTGGDEFDDAIIKYLRNQYNLVVGERTAEDIKLTIGNAYPEKKTETMEVKGRDAISGLPRTLELESNEIRKALKEPTDEILDGIKRVLERTPPELASDIVERGIVLTGGGCLLRGLETYLSKETGVPVFRAENPLTCVVLGTGKFLDEVKYLKPGIR; encoded by the coding sequence ATGATATTCGACAAGCTCTACGGACTATTTTCCAACGATATGGGAATCGACCTCGGAACCGCCAACACTCTCGTCCATGTAAAGGGGCAAGGTATCGTACTCTCCGAGCCTTCCGTAGTAGCGGTGCATGCTGCTACCGGAAAGGTGCTGGCAGTGGGTCAGGAGGCCAAGAGAATGCTCGGCCGTACTCCTGGCGAAATTGTGGCAATTCGCCCTATGAAGGACGGGGTGATCGCCGACTTCGAAACGGTCGAAAAAATGATCCGTTACTTCATCGCCAAAGTTCACAATCGTACTACATTCGTAAAACCTAGGATCGTGATCGGAGTTCCTTCCGGAATTACCGAGGTGGAAAGACGTGCCGTTCGTGAGTCCGCAGAGCAAGCGGGCGCGAGAGAGATCTTCCTCATCGACGAGGCGCTTGCGGCAGCCATCGGTGCGAATATCCCGATCAACGAGCCTGCAGGGAACATGATCGTGGATATCGGCGGTGGTACCACAGAGATCGCAGTGATTTCATTAGGCGGTATGGTGATCGCAGAGTCCATCCGTACTGGTGGGGACGAGTTCGACGATGCAATCATCAAGTATCTCAGAAACCAATACAATCTAGTCGTTGGTGAGAGAACGGCAGAGGATATCAAGCTTACCATTGGTAACGCATACCCGGAGAAGAAGACAGAGACCATGGAAGTCAAAGGTAGAGATGCGATCTCCGGTCTTCCTCGTACTTTGGAATTGGAATCTAACGAGATCCGTAAAGCGCTCAAAGAACCTACCGACGAGATCTTGGACGGGATCAAACGAGTTCTGGAAAGAACTCCTCCTGAACTTGCTTCCGATATCGTAGAGAGAGGGATCGTTCTTACCGGAGGAGGATGCCTTCTTCGCGGATTAGAAACATATCTTTCCAAAGAAACCGGAGTTCCTGTATTCAGAGCGGAAAACCCTTTGACCTGTGTGGTCTTAGGAACCGGAAAATTCCTAGACGAAGTTAAATACCTTAAGCCTGGAATTCGCTGA
- a CDS encoding Ppx/GppA phosphatase family protein → MVRENTLAAIDLGTNSFHMIIVRVRENGTFEAIAREKENVRLGSGLEEGGEIDPPAFKRAIDCLKRFKLLADNSKAEIRAVATSALREASNRSQFQEAAWKEAGIKIDVISGYEEARLIYFGILQGLPVFDKKILLIDIGGGSTEVLVGYRGDILFSKSFKLGAIRLTEKFLKSDPLDSSQIRKCKLYVEETILPFRKIIRDLRPEMVIGSSGTAQATAGIIRAFDGETEEIPLNHYTFTSAEFRRARNLVLEADTSKKRAKIQGFDSKRSDIIVGGILILEELFQLLDLPNMTISEFALREGIIYDTIRKWEHFQDQEHSKHLDDIRQKSIHNLLVSYTRDEDYARHVAKLSLDIFDQLAPVHKLGKEEREYLEASSLLHEVGLFISHSAYHKHSYYLIRNSEAMLGFTWGEIELIALTARYHRKSSPKSKHREFQRIGGREQDIVQKLSGILRIASACNRNRQGLIETVKCQVRKNQAIFSLVTNQNYDKSLELWACEEQADAFESAYGFVPIFQ, encoded by the coding sequence ATGGTCCGGGAAAACACCCTTGCAGCCATCGATCTAGGCACAAACTCCTTTCACATGATCATCGTTCGGGTCCGAGAAAACGGTACCTTCGAAGCCATAGCCAGAGAGAAGGAGAACGTTCGTCTCGGAAGCGGTTTAGAAGAAGGAGGAGAGATCGATCCTCCCGCATTCAAGCGCGCTATAGACTGTTTGAAGCGCTTCAAACTATTGGCGGATAATTCCAAGGCCGAGATCCGAGCAGTTGCTACATCTGCCTTGAGAGAAGCCTCCAATCGGTCCCAATTCCAGGAGGCCGCTTGGAAGGAAGCGGGCATCAAGATAGACGTTATCAGCGGATACGAAGAAGCCCGACTCATATACTTCGGGATCCTGCAAGGACTCCCGGTATTCGATAAGAAGATATTGCTGATAGACATTGGCGGAGGAAGTACCGAGGTTCTGGTAGGCTATAGAGGAGATATACTCTTCTCCAAAAGCTTTAAATTGGGAGCCATACGACTCACGGAGAAGTTCTTAAAATCGGATCCATTGGATTCCTCTCAAATCCGAAAATGCAAACTATATGTAGAAGAGACCATTCTTCCCTTTCGAAAGATCATCCGGGACCTAAGACCGGAAATGGTCATCGGATCCTCAGGGACAGCACAGGCTACTGCAGGAATTATCCGGGCCTTTGACGGAGAGACCGAAGAGATCCCTCTCAATCACTATACATTTACCTCCGCAGAATTCAGAAGGGCAAGAAACCTTGTCCTAGAAGCGGACACCTCCAAGAAGAGGGCCAAGATCCAAGGTTTCGATTCCAAGCGTTCGGATATTATCGTTGGAGGCATACTGATCTTAGAAGAACTCTTCCAACTATTGGACCTACCCAATATGACTATCTCCGAGTTCGCTCTTAGAGAAGGGATCATTTACGATACCATCCGCAAATGGGAACATTTCCAGGACCAGGAACATTCTAAGCATCTGGACGATATTCGCCAGAAGTCCATACACAATCTTCTTGTTTCTTATACTAGGGATGAGGATTACGCGAGGCATGTGGCCAAACTCTCGTTGGATATCTTCGATCAACTCGCGCCAGTCCACAAATTAGGCAAGGAAGAAAGGGAATATTTGGAAGCTTCTTCTTTACTTCATGAAGTAGGGCTTTTTATTTCCCACTCCGCCTATCATAAACATAGTTATTATCTGATCCGGAACTCGGAAGCAATGCTCGGCTTTACATGGGGAGAGATAGAATTGATCGCACTCACAGCCAGATACCATCGCAAGAGTTCTCCCAAATCCAAGCATAGGGAATTCCAAAGGATCGGAGGAAGAGAACAGGACATCGTTCAAAAACTTTCCGGTATTCTTAGGATAGCCAGTGCCTGCAATCGGAACAGACAGGGACTGATCGAAACCGTAAAATGCCAGGTAAGAAAGAACCAGGCCATCTTCTCTCTTGTCACGAATCAAAATTACGACAAGAGCCTGGAACTTTGGGCCTGCGAAGAACAGGCAGATGCGTTCGAGTCCGCCTATGGATTCGTTCCGATCTTCCAGTAG